The Methylobacterium sp. PvR107 genome contains a region encoding:
- a CDS encoding acyloxyacyl hydrolase yields the protein MIAPSRHCLIGLMTGAAILPASAADLPRSLPAAYAAPAQPLSIVSEVRIGGAVQDPGSAEGKLPGFSKANVNGEILFAKPQISADPFWQAFVPRPTVGGSYNTGGRTSYAYLGATWTLEIFPETFNRRIFLDGFFGGVAHNGWTGPKAQTPYGFNTLGCSPMFREAAALGYRLTEHWSIMATVEHMSNAGLCANNRGLTNFGGKIGYTF from the coding sequence ATGATTGCCCCTTCCCGTCACTGTTTGATCGGCCTCATGACCGGTGCGGCGATCCTGCCCGCTTCGGCCGCCGACCTGCCGCGATCGCTCCCCGCGGCATACGCGGCACCGGCTCAGCCGCTGAGCATCGTGTCGGAGGTCCGGATCGGCGGCGCGGTGCAGGATCCCGGCAGTGCCGAGGGCAAGCTCCCGGGCTTCAGCAAGGCGAACGTCAACGGCGAGATCCTGTTCGCCAAGCCGCAGATCAGCGCCGATCCATTCTGGCAGGCCTTCGTGCCGCGGCCGACGGTGGGCGGCAGCTACAACACGGGCGGCCGAACCAGCTACGCCTATCTCGGCGCCACCTGGACGCTCGAGATCTTCCCCGAGACGTTCAACCGCCGCATCTTCCTCGACGGCTTCTTCGGCGGCGTTGCCCATAACGGCTGGACCGGTCCGAAGGCGCAGACGCCCTACGGTTTCAATACGCTCGGCTGCTCGCCCATGTTTCGCGAGGCCGCGGCTCTGGGCTATCGCCTGACCGAGCACTGGAGCATCATGGCCACCGTCGAGCACATGTCGAATGCCGGCCTGTGCGCGAACAATCGCGGGCTGACCAATTTCGGCGGCAAAATCGGCTACACGTTCTGA
- a CDS encoding Maf-like protein, translating into MDATPEAIGATQGPTARLVLASASPRRLALLQQIGIEPDALLPAEIDETPRKAEPPRELARRLARTKLATAEAALHLGDATMPTWLLSADTVVAVGRRVLPKAEVPDEAADCLRLLSGRQHRVFTAICVLSPGGRRERIVETRVRFKRLSGRDIQGYVASGEWRGKAGGYAIQGLAGAFVVKLVGSYSAVVGLPLYETISLLEGEGYPVRAGWGGLA; encoded by the coding sequence ATGGACGCCACACCAGAAGCGATCGGTGCGACGCAGGGGCCGACGGCCCGGCTCGTGCTGGCCTCCGCGTCGCCGCGCCGCCTCGCGCTCTTGCAGCAGATCGGCATCGAGCCGGATGCGCTGCTGCCCGCCGAGATCGATGAGACACCGCGCAAGGCTGAACCGCCCCGTGAGCTCGCGCGCCGGCTCGCCCGGACCAAGCTGGCTACCGCCGAGGCTGCGCTCCATCTCGGCGACGCGACGATGCCGACATGGCTCTTGTCCGCCGACACCGTTGTCGCAGTCGGGCGTCGGGTTCTGCCGAAGGCGGAGGTGCCGGATGAAGCGGCCGATTGCCTGCGCCTCCTCTCAGGCCGCCAGCATCGGGTCTTCACAGCGATCTGCGTGCTCTCGCCGGGCGGGCGGCGCGAGCGGATCGTCGAGACCCGCGTGCGCTTCAAGCGCCTGTCGGGACGGGACATCCAGGGCTACGTCGCCTCGGGCGAGTGGCGCGGAAAGGCCGGCGGCTACGCGATTCAGGGCCTTGCCGGCGCTTTCGTGGTGAAGCTCGTCGGCTCCTACAGCGCCGTGGTCGGATTGCCGCTCTATGAGACGATCAGCCTGCTCGAGGGCGAAGGCTATCCCGTCCGTGCCGGCTGGGGCGGCCTCGCGTGA
- a CDS encoding DNA gyrase inhibitor YacG, with protein sequence MSRETREACPICRRPAASDYRPFCSQRCADVDLGRWLNERYAIPEELDSDEPPPEPDPEH encoded by the coding sequence GTGAGCCGGGAGACGCGGGAGGCTTGCCCGATCTGCCGACGGCCGGCCGCTTCGGACTACAGGCCGTTCTGCTCCCAACGCTGTGCCGATGTCGATCTCGGGCGCTGGCTCAACGAGCGCTACGCGATCCCGGAGGAGCTCGACTCGGACGAGCCCCCGCCTGAGCCGGATCCGGAGCACTGA
- a CDS encoding polyhydroxyalkanoate depolymerase, which translates to MLYDAFDLQTDLAAQTRAWGQVLDTMWSPWAGLGEPVSWMSAGARMMMRAGLTFARPAYGIDSVMVGNRSVPVAEEPVAVTPFGTLLHFKKDIHTEQPKVLMVAPMSGHFATLLRATVRTMLPDHDVYITDWHNARDVPLSEGRFGFDDYVGHLIQFLQTMGEGSHMVAVCQPAVQALVAAAAMAQAKDPAAPRSMTLMAGPVDCRVNPTGVNELATSKPIAWFEQNLIATVPRRHKGAGRKVYPGFVQVSAFMAMNAKRHVQGHTDLFWHMAKGEAAKAEAIESFYDEYFAVLDLAAEFYLETVKTVFQDYTLAKNEATYRGAPIDLRAIRRTALMTVEGERDDICAVGQTMAAHDLCTDLPPYMRSHHLQAGVGHYGVFAGRRWDSQIYPQVRNFIQAHN; encoded by the coding sequence ATGCTGTACGATGCGTTCGACCTGCAGACCGATCTCGCTGCGCAAACCCGCGCGTGGGGTCAGGTGCTGGACACGATGTGGTCACCCTGGGCCGGCCTCGGCGAGCCGGTCTCGTGGATGTCCGCGGGCGCCCGGATGATGATGCGCGCCGGCCTGACCTTCGCCCGGCCCGCTTACGGGATCGACAGCGTGATGGTCGGCAACCGCAGCGTCCCGGTCGCCGAGGAGCCGGTCGCCGTGACGCCGTTCGGGACCCTGCTGCACTTCAAGAAGGACATCCACACCGAGCAGCCAAAGGTGCTGATGGTGGCGCCGATGTCCGGGCATTTCGCGACGCTGCTGCGCGCCACCGTGCGCACGATGCTTCCGGATCACGACGTCTACATCACGGATTGGCACAATGCCCGAGACGTGCCGCTCTCGGAGGGCCGGTTCGGGTTCGACGATTATGTCGGGCACCTGATCCAGTTCCTGCAGACGATGGGCGAGGGCTCGCACATGGTCGCGGTGTGTCAGCCGGCGGTTCAGGCCCTGGTGGCGGCCGCCGCGATGGCCCAGGCGAAGGACCCGGCCGCCCCGCGCAGCATGACCCTGATGGCCGGGCCAGTGGATTGCCGGGTCAACCCGACCGGGGTGAACGAGCTCGCGACCTCGAAGCCGATCGCATGGTTCGAACAGAATCTGATCGCGACGGTGCCCAGGCGGCACAAGGGGGCGGGCCGCAAGGTTTATCCGGGTTTCGTCCAGGTCTCCGCCTTCATGGCGATGAATGCGAAGCGCCACGTCCAGGGCCATACCGACCTGTTCTGGCACATGGCCAAGGGCGAGGCCGCTAAGGCCGAGGCGATCGAGAGCTTCTACGACGAGTATTTCGCCGTGCTGGACCTCGCGGCCGAGTTCTACCTGGAGACGGTCAAGACGGTGTTCCAGGATTACACCCTCGCCAAGAACGAGGCGACCTATCGCGGCGCACCGATCGACCTGCGGGCGATCCGCCGGACGGCCCTGATGACCGTCGAGGGTGAGCGGGACGACATCTGCGCCGTCGGCCAGACGATGGCGGCCCACGATCTGTGCACCGACCTGCCGCCCTATATGCGCTCCCACCATCTCCAGGCCGGCGTCGGCCATTACGGCGTCTTCGCGGGCCGGCGATGGGATTCGCAGATCTACCCGCAGGTGCGCAACTTCATCCAGGCGCACAACTGA
- a CDS encoding Crp/Fnr family transcriptional regulator has product MTVQMQQASRHPFLRKIDSVALFKPSEAEMAALAAMPMLVTQIDGYQDIVREGDRPSRSFAVLDGIACTYKSTSAGKRQVMGYHVPGDMPDFQSLYLEILDISIATVSPCRVGFVQHEAVRALLRQHPRLNEVFWRATLIDAALVREWMLNTGRRDAYARMAHLFCELITRLGAVGLAPDQTFEMPMTQPELADALGITPVHVNRTIRDLKTAGLITLRSRRLTVHDWDGLMSAAEFDPTYLHLRDRDAV; this is encoded by the coding sequence ATGACAGTACAGATGCAGCAGGCAAGCAGGCATCCCTTCCTGCGCAAGATCGACAGTGTCGCTCTGTTCAAGCCAAGCGAAGCCGAGATGGCTGCGCTCGCGGCCATGCCGATGCTGGTGACGCAGATCGACGGCTATCAGGACATTGTGCGCGAGGGCGACCGGCCGTCCCGGAGCTTTGCCGTGCTGGACGGAATCGCCTGCACCTACAAGTCGACTTCCGCCGGCAAGCGGCAGGTCATGGGATACCATGTGCCGGGTGACATGCCGGATTTCCAGAGCCTCTACCTCGAAATCCTCGATATCAGCATCGCCACGGTCAGCCCGTGCCGGGTCGGTTTCGTGCAGCATGAGGCCGTGCGCGCGTTGCTGCGCCAGCATCCGCGGCTCAACGAGGTCTTCTGGCGCGCGACTCTGATCGATGCCGCCCTGGTTCGGGAGTGGATGCTCAACACGGGACGGCGTGACGCCTACGCGCGGATGGCGCATCTCTTCTGCGAGTTGATCACGCGCCTCGGTGCCGTCGGGCTGGCGCCGGATCAGACCTTCGAGATGCCGATGACCCAGCCCGAACTCGCGGATGCCCTGGGCATCACACCCGTTCACGTGAACCGCACGATCCGGGATCTGAAGACGGCCGGCCTGATCACGCTCCGGAGCCGCCGCCTGACCGTGCATGATTGGGACGGCTTGATGTCGGCCGCCGAATTCGATCCGACCTACCTCCACCTGCGCGACCGGGATGCTGTTTGA
- a CDS encoding cob(I)yrinic acid a,c-diamide adenosyltransferase yields MVKLNRIYTRTGDKGTTALADGQRRSKADLRIETYGTVDETNACIGMARLHTQGPLDAMLGAIQNDLFDLGADLATPPSPEPLPYEPLRIVTSQVERLERDIDALNAAIPPLKSFVLPGGSAAAAALHLARTVCRRAERLAVGLADRADETVSPEALRYLNRLSDFLFVASRGANSDGADDVLWVPGANR; encoded by the coding sequence TTGGTCAAGCTCAACCGCATCTACACGCGCACCGGAGACAAGGGCACGACAGCCCTGGCGGATGGGCAGCGCCGCTCAAAGGCGGACCTGCGTATCGAGACATACGGCACCGTCGACGAGACCAATGCCTGCATCGGGATGGCGCGCCTGCACACGCAGGGGCCCCTCGACGCCATGCTGGGGGCGATCCAGAACGACCTGTTCGATCTCGGCGCCGACCTCGCCACGCCGCCGAGTCCGGAGCCCCTCCCCTACGAGCCGCTGCGGATCGTCACGAGCCAGGTCGAGCGCCTGGAGCGCGATATCGACGCCCTCAACGCAGCGATCCCGCCGCTGAAATCCTTCGTCCTGCCGGGCGGTTCGGCGGCCGCCGCCGCATTGCACCTCGCCCGCACCGTGTGTCGACGGGCCGAGCGCCTCGCCGTGGGCCTCGCTGACCGCGCGGACGAGACCGTCTCGCCCGAAGCGCTGCGCTATCTGAACCGGCTCTCGGACTTCCTGTTTGTGGCAAGTCGCGGGGCCAATTCCGACGGTGCGGACGATGTCCTGTGGGTGCCCGGCGCCAACCGCTGA
- a CDS encoding electron transfer flavoprotein subunit beta/FixA family protein, producing MKVLVPVKRVVDYNVKIRVKADGSGVELANVKMSMNPFDEIAVEEAIRLKEKGTVTEIVAVSIGPQQAQETLRTALAMGADRAILVKTDVNCEPLAVAKLLKAVVEKESPELVILGKQAIDDDSNQTGQMLGALLGWPQGTFAYKIEAGDGSLDVTREVDGGLQTVSLRLPAIVTTDLRLNEPRYASLPNIMKAKKKPLEELAPDALGVDVTPKLKVLKTAEPPGRSAGVKVGSAAELVQKLKVEAGVI from the coding sequence ATGAAGGTGCTGGTGCCCGTCAAGCGGGTGGTGGACTACAACGTCAAGATCCGCGTGAAAGCCGACGGCTCCGGGGTCGAGCTCGCCAACGTGAAGATGTCGATGAACCCCTTCGACGAGATCGCCGTCGAGGAGGCGATCCGCCTGAAGGAGAAGGGCACGGTCACCGAGATCGTGGCGGTCTCGATCGGCCCGCAGCAGGCCCAGGAGACGCTGCGCACTGCGCTGGCGATGGGGGCCGACCGCGCCATCCTGGTGAAGACCGACGTCAATTGCGAGCCGCTCGCGGTGGCCAAGCTCCTGAAGGCCGTGGTCGAGAAGGAGAGCCCGGAGCTGGTGATCCTGGGCAAGCAGGCGATCGACGACGACTCGAACCAGACCGGCCAGATGCTCGGCGCGCTGCTCGGCTGGCCGCAGGGCACCTTCGCGTACAAGATCGAGGCGGGCGACGGCAGTCTCGACGTGACCCGCGAGGTCGATGGCGGCCTTCAGACGGTGAGCCTCAGGCTGCCGGCCATCGTCACCACGGACCTGCGCCTCAACGAGCCGCGCTACGCGTCGCTGCCGAACATCATGAAGGCCAAGAAGAAGCCCCTCGAGGAGCTGGCGCCCGACGCCCTCGGCGTCGACGTGACCCCGAAGCTCAAGGTGCTGAAGACCGCCGAGCCGCCCGGCCGCTCCGCGGGCGTCAAAGTCGGCTCTGCGGCCGAGCTCGTTCAGAAGCTCAAGGTCGAAGCCGGCGTCATCTGA
- a CDS encoding PAS domain-containing protein, translating to MARLFDVDPEEAKAGLPLSAYGAGIHAADRSRILTTFREAARNGWPYVTEFRVISADGVLHWVLVRGRFSHNHRGRPAGGSGIVVDITDLRTNDRGPAFTQTETGFLTGEPPLERAAAAAMIAYRAIDAVPDPGLKARAEALLFEIGRKLAAQERAEQRKGFN from the coding sequence GTGGCACGTCTGTTCGATGTCGATCCGGAGGAAGCCAAGGCGGGTCTGCCGCTGTCCGCCTACGGCGCCGGGATCCATGCCGCGGATCGATCGCGCATCCTGACGACGTTCCGCGAAGCGGCGCGCAACGGCTGGCCGTATGTCACCGAGTTCCGCGTCATCTCGGCGGACGGCGTGCTGCACTGGGTCCTCGTTCGCGGCCGCTTCTCCCACAATCACCGGGGCCGTCCGGCTGGAGGGAGTGGGATCGTGGTCGACATCACCGACCTGCGGACGAACGATAGGGGCCCTGCCTTCACCCAAACCGAGACGGGATTCCTCACCGGAGAGCCGCCCCTCGAACGTGCGGCGGCCGCGGCGATGATCGCCTACCGCGCCATCGATGCTGTTCCCGATCCGGGCCTCAAGGCGCGAGCCGAGGCGCTCCTGTTCGAAATCGGTCGCAAGCTCGCCGCGCAGGAACGCGCAGAGCAGCGCAAGGGGTTCAACTGA
- a CDS encoding phosphoribosylaminoimidazolesuccinocarboxamide synthase, which produces MNTADLAPHAHQVLRDATLPELPNHYRGKVRDNYDLPDGRRILITSDRISAFDRALAAIPFKGQVLTQTARYWFEHTADLCPNHVLAYPDPNVVVGRRLNILPVEVVVRSYLAGTTSTSILTRYRAGERDMYGHRFPDGMRPNERLREAIITPTTKAFDGGHDEPLTEGEILERRLLTPEQWRTVSAAALALFARGQAMAAERGLILADTKYEFGTDPEGRIVLADEIHTPDSSRYWFAASYPERFAAGSAPESFDKDFVRNWVVARCDPYKDPIPEIPAEVVLETAAVYIRAYETITGARFVLPDPGEEPLARIRGNLVAYLGTTA; this is translated from the coding sequence ATGAACACGGCAGACCTCGCCCCGCACGCGCATCAAGTCCTGCGCGACGCGACCTTGCCGGAGCTGCCGAACCATTACCGCGGCAAGGTGCGGGACAATTACGACCTTCCCGACGGTCGGCGCATCCTGATCACCTCCGACCGGATCAGCGCGTTCGACCGGGCCCTCGCGGCGATCCCGTTCAAGGGACAGGTCCTGACGCAGACCGCCCGCTATTGGTTCGAGCACACGGCCGACCTCTGCCCGAACCACGTGCTGGCCTATCCCGACCCGAACGTCGTGGTCGGCCGCCGGCTGAACATCCTGCCGGTTGAGGTGGTTGTGCGCAGCTACCTCGCCGGCACAACCTCGACGTCGATCCTGACGCGCTACCGGGCAGGCGAGCGCGACATGTACGGCCACCGCTTCCCCGACGGCATGCGGCCGAACGAGCGGTTGCGAGAGGCGATCATCACGCCGACCACGAAGGCCTTCGACGGCGGACACGACGAGCCCCTCACCGAAGGCGAGATTCTGGAGCGGAGGCTCCTGACGCCGGAGCAGTGGCGGACGGTGTCGGCGGCGGCGCTGGCGCTGTTCGCCCGCGGCCAGGCGATGGCGGCAGAGCGCGGCCTGATCCTGGCGGACACGAAGTACGAGTTCGGTACCGATCCGGAGGGTCGCATCGTCCTGGCCGACGAGATCCACACGCCGGACAGCAGCCGCTACTGGTTCGCCGCAAGCTATCCCGAGCGTTTCGCCGCGGGTTCGGCGCCCGAGAGCTTCGACAAGGATTTCGTCCGCAACTGGGTCGTGGCCCGCTGCGACCCGTACAAAGACCCGATCCCCGAGATCCCCGCTGAAGTCGTGCTGGAAACCGCTGCGGTCTACATCCGCGCCTACGAGACGATCACCGGCGCGCGGTTCGTGCTGCCCGACCCGGGCGAGGAGCCGCTCGCGCGCATCCGCGGCAATCTAGTGGCCTATCTCGGCACGACCGCGTAA
- a CDS encoding TIGR02302 family protein: MIDRDGFGSKTGRNGPEPGRTTANARLDRLVAQARAAAVWEQAWPVLWRGLGVGLLFLILSWSGLWLDVTPLWRQIGLGILAMLLVGALLPLAHLGRPGRRAALARLDREAAARDPALRHGPASAAQDSLAVGAADAGSQALWALHQRRAAQAVAALRVGLPRPGMTRRDPFALRAGLTVAAIASLFAAGPEWRERIGAAFDWQEPAAPGPNFRVDGWIDPPIYTRLPPLLIAMDGTDQHLRAPVNAQLIVRIAGQGKAAADTTLTPNAGLITIPGQEARPDLREERYRIVGGAELVIATPAGRQRLTVDAIPDRPPEVTAVGGPEVNGRGTFNLTYKAKDDYGISAAEAVIAPLKSGRSLVPLPHIGLALPADASGDSETKTLVDLTDSPWSGARVRYHIVVKDEAGQEGKTPDTEITLPARPFRDPLARALAEERRRLVTAPETDRRWVQSALDALLVAPDTFTPQPAIFLGLRTATERLRRARSDTDLVDVADLLWEMALKIEDGDLSDAEKQLRQAQDRLKDAIERNAPDDEIKRLTQDLKQALDKFLSEMAQKQGRENRDQSDRGQSNPQSKTVTPQDLDKMIQDMAEAMKRGDTAEAQRLMEQLRNILENLQTAERGSRSDQASREMQKQMRDLDDMAKEQQGLRDDTFKDGQQPRSGQRQQDRGQQQGQRGQQGSQGQQGQKQQGQQGQQGQGQQGQQGQGQQGNVGERQQALRQRLEDLEKRMKENGMRGEQGLSDAEDAMREAENALKQGDSGEAVDAQGRALDGLKRGAEGMAQQMQDMAEGQGEGQQDGGQQPGQQGQAGARDDDPLGRPTRGRDMSDGRVRVPTADESAVQRARRIMEELRRKLGDPTRPREELDYFERLLRRN, encoded by the coding sequence GTGATCGACAGGGACGGCTTCGGCAGCAAGACCGGCAGGAACGGACCCGAGCCGGGCCGCACGACCGCCAACGCGCGGCTCGACAGGCTCGTCGCGCAGGCACGGGCGGCCGCCGTGTGGGAGCAGGCGTGGCCGGTGCTCTGGCGCGGGCTGGGCGTCGGTCTCCTCTTCCTGATCCTGTCGTGGTCGGGTCTGTGGCTCGATGTGACCCCGCTCTGGCGCCAGATCGGCCTCGGGATCCTCGCCATGCTTCTCGTCGGCGCGCTTTTGCCCCTGGCCCATCTGGGCCGGCCGGGCCGGCGCGCGGCCCTCGCCCGGCTTGACCGCGAAGCGGCCGCCCGCGATCCGGCCCTGAGGCACGGCCCGGCCTCGGCGGCCCAGGACAGCCTGGCGGTGGGCGCCGCGGATGCGGGCAGCCAGGCCCTCTGGGCCCTGCACCAGCGCCGCGCCGCGCAGGCCGTGGCGGCCCTGCGCGTCGGCCTGCCCCGCCCGGGCATGACCCGGCGCGATCCGTTCGCGCTCCGGGCCGGCCTGACGGTCGCGGCCATCGCCAGCCTGTTCGCCGCCGGCCCCGAGTGGCGCGAGCGCATCGGCGCGGCCTTCGACTGGCAGGAACCGGCCGCGCCGGGTCCGAATTTCCGCGTTGACGGCTGGATCGATCCGCCGATCTACACCCGACTGCCGCCGTTGCTGATCGCCATGGACGGCACGGACCAGCACCTGCGGGCGCCGGTCAATGCGCAGCTGATCGTGCGGATTGCCGGCCAGGGCAAGGCGGCGGCCGACACGACCCTGACACCGAATGCGGGCCTCATCACAATCCCGGGCCAGGAGGCGCGTCCCGATCTGCGCGAGGAGCGCTATCGCATTGTCGGCGGCGCGGAGCTTGTGATCGCCACGCCGGCCGGCCGCCAGCGCCTGACGGTCGACGCGATCCCCGATCGGCCACCGGAGGTGACCGCCGTCGGCGGCCCCGAGGTCAACGGGCGCGGCACCTTCAACCTCACCTACAAAGCCAAGGACGATTACGGGATCAGCGCCGCCGAGGCGGTGATCGCGCCGCTGAAATCCGGCCGCTCGCTGGTCCCGCTGCCGCATATCGGTCTCGCCCTGCCCGCCGATGCCAGCGGCGATTCCGAGACCAAGACCCTGGTCGACCTGACCGACAGCCCGTGGTCGGGAGCGCGGGTGCGCTATCACATTGTGGTCAAGGACGAGGCGGGCCAGGAGGGCAAGACCCCCGACACCGAGATCACCCTGCCGGCGCGGCCATTCCGCGACCCGCTCGCGCGGGCGCTCGCCGAAGAGCGGCGTCGCCTGGTCACGGCGCCTGAGACCGACCGCCGCTGGGTCCAGAGCGCCCTGGACGCACTCCTCGTTGCCCCCGACACGTTCACGCCGCAGCCCGCGATCTTCCTCGGCCTGCGGACGGCGACCGAGCGCCTGCGCCGCGCGCGCTCCGACACCGATCTGGTCGATGTCGCCGACCTGCTCTGGGAGATGGCGCTCAAGATCGAGGACGGGGACCTGTCCGACGCCGAGAAGCAGCTCCGTCAGGCCCAGGATCGGCTCAAGGATGCGATCGAGCGCAACGCGCCCGACGACGAGATCAAGCGCCTGACCCAGGACCTGAAACAGGCGCTCGACAAGTTCCTGTCCGAGATGGCCCAGAAGCAGGGCCGCGAGAATCGCGATCAGAGCGACCGCGGGCAGAGCAACCCGCAATCCAAGACCGTGACGCCCCAGGACCTCGACAAGATGATCCAGGACATGGCCGAGGCCATGAAGCGCGGCGACACCGCCGAGGCCCAGCGGCTCATGGAACAGCTGCGCAACATCCTGGAGAACCTCCAGACCGCCGAGCGCGGCAGCCGCTCGGATCAGGCCTCGCGCGAGATGCAGAAGCAGATGCGCGATCTCGACGACATGGCCAAGGAGCAGCAGGGCCTGCGCGACGACACCTTCAAGGATGGTCAGCAGCCGCGCAGCGGACAGCGGCAGCAGGACCGCGGACAGCAGCAGGGCCAGCGCGGACAGCAGGGCAGCCAGGGCCAGCAAGGTCAGAAACAGCAGGGGCAACAAGGTCAGCAGGGCCAAGGTCAACAGGGCCAGCAGGGACAGGGCCAGCAGGGCAATGTCGGTGAGCGTCAGCAGGCCCTCCGCCAGCGCCTCGAGGATCTTGAAAAGCGCATGAAGGAGAACGGCATGCGCGGCGAGCAGGGTCTCTCCGACGCCGAGGACGCCATGCGCGAGGCCGAGAACGCCCTGAAGCAGGGCGATTCCGGTGAGGCGGTCGATGCCCAGGGTCGCGCTCTCGACGGCTTGAAGCGCGGCGCCGAGGGCATGGCGCAGCAGATGCAGGACATGGCCGAAGGCCAGGGCGAGGGTCAGCAGGATGGCGGCCAGCAGCCCGGGCAGCAGGGGCAGGCCGGCGCGCGCGACGACGACCCGCTCGGCCGCCCCACGCGCGGACGCGACATGAGCGACGGCCGGGTGCGCGTGCCGACAGCCGATGAATCGGCCGTCCAGCGAGCGCGACGGATCATGGAAGAGCTGCGGCGCAAGCTCGGCGACCCGACCCGGCCGCGCGAGGAACTCGACTATTTCGAGCGGCTGCTCCGCCGCAACTGA
- a CDS encoding twin transmembrane helix small protein: protein MSSNTLVLLACLAVAVVLFLGLANMMRGGSANLSQKLMRLRVLLQFVAILVIMGVVWLRSA from the coding sequence ATGTCGTCGAACACCCTCGTCCTTCTTGCGTGCCTCGCCGTCGCGGTGGTGCTGTTCCTCGGCCTGGCCAACATGATGCGAGGCGGCAGCGCCAACCTCTCGCAGAAGCTGATGCGCCTGCGCGTGCTGCTGCAATTCGTGGCCATTCTGGTCATCATGGGCGTGGTCTGGCTGCGCTCCGCCTGA
- a CDS encoding electron transfer flavoprotein subunit alpha/FixB family protein: MTTLLFVEHGNGQIKDGTLKALTAAKQIGAPIHALVLGSAAKAVAEAAAKLECVEKVLVAEDGAYDHDLAEPVGSLIASIAGPYEVIIASASTTGKNVLPRVAALLDVAQISDIIKVVSPDTFERPIYAGNAIQTVQTPGGKTVITVRTAAFKAAEEGGAAAPVEAVSANAPDAGGSTFKSEEIAKSDRPELASARIIVSGGRSLGSSEKFHELIEPLADTLGAAVGASRAAVDAGYAPNDWQVGQTGKVVAPDLYVAVGISGAIQHLAGMKDSKVIVAINKDEDAPIFQVADYGLVGDLFQVVPELQSEIGKAKGQ; the protein is encoded by the coding sequence ATGACGACACTCCTCTTCGTCGAGCACGGCAACGGACAGATCAAGGACGGAACGCTCAAGGCGCTCACCGCCGCCAAGCAGATCGGCGCGCCGATTCACGCCCTCGTGCTCGGCAGCGCCGCGAAGGCCGTGGCCGAGGCGGCGGCCAAGCTCGAATGCGTGGAGAAGGTTTTGGTCGCCGAGGACGGCGCCTACGACCACGATCTCGCCGAGCCCGTCGGGTCGCTGATCGCCTCGATCGCCGGCCCCTATGAGGTGATCATCGCGTCGGCCTCCACCACCGGCAAGAACGTGCTGCCGCGGGTGGCCGCCCTGCTCGACGTCGCGCAGATCTCGGACATCATCAAGGTTGTCTCGCCCGACACGTTCGAGCGGCCGATCTACGCCGGCAACGCCATCCAGACCGTGCAGACGCCCGGCGGCAAGACCGTGATCACCGTCCGGACTGCGGCGTTCAAGGCCGCGGAAGAGGGGGGCGCCGCTGCTCCCGTGGAGGCGGTCTCGGCGAACGCGCCCGACGCGGGCGGCTCGACCTTCAAGAGTGAGGAGATCGCCAAATCGGACCGGCCGGAGCTGGCCTCGGCCCGGATCATCGTGTCCGGCGGGCGCTCCCTCGGTTCGTCGGAGAAGTTCCACGAGCTGATCGAGCCGCTGGCGGACACGCTCGGGGCGGCGGTCGGCGCCTCGCGCGCCGCGGTCGACGCGGGCTACGCCCCGAACGACTGGCAAGTCGGCCAGACCGGCAAGGTTGTGGCGCCGGACCTCTACGTCGCGGTCGGCATCTCCGGGGCGATCCAGCATCTCGCCGGGATGAAGGACTCGAAGGTCATCGTCGCGATCAACAAGGACGAGGACGCGCCGATTTTCCAGGTGGCGGATTACGGCCTCGTCGGCGACCTCTTCCAGGTTGTTCCGGAGCTGCAATCCGAGATCGGCAAGGCAAAGGGCCAGTAG